In Candidatus Bathyarchaeota archaeon, the following proteins share a genomic window:
- a CDS encoding GNAT family N-acetyltransferase, protein MIRIREAIEKDNDVLIELQRQCPQGTNFVLGVDSSPDYFARSRPFKDWRVFVAVEDNSIVGSAACAIGSTYVEGRQFKTAYEYGFIVDPHYRRKGVAVKLQKHIEHVALDENIDLLYLDITEDNLPSIYLFSKMGFKRAKDCTTFSLMVYRKQKITRETNIRKMEKNDLDKVTNLINEMYHDYNFFTPFQTRDFVGYVRRLPYFDLHNIFVYEDNEGIKACLGYWNYNKVRKYIIQKFNWRLKAQTSFMRLVGLFTKIPEIPKLGEPLSSYNLTTLAYKDPESITELIKHVVNMALENKINFLHMPVDPESQIAAVLSQFRHTKIKLHFFIKSLKQKRFPDLGERKLYIDAAEI, encoded by the coding sequence GTGATCAGAATTCGAGAGGCCATTGAAAAGGATAATGATGTTCTCATTGAGCTTCAGAGACAATGTCCACAAGGCACTAATTTTGTTCTTGGTGTCGACAGTTCACCTGATTACTTTGCCCGTTCTAGGCCTTTTAAAGATTGGCGTGTTTTCGTGGCTGTTGAAGATAATAGTATAGTTGGTTCTGCTGCATGTGCAATCGGTAGTACCTATGTAGAAGGTAGACAATTTAAAACAGCTTATGAGTATGGATTCATAGTTGATCCGCATTATAGACGAAAAGGAGTTGCAGTAAAGCTGCAAAAGCACATAGAACACGTTGCACTTGACGAGAACATTGACTTATTATATCTAGACATTACCGAAGATAACTTACCTTCGATATACTTGTTTTCGAAAATGGGTTTCAAGAGAGCAAAAGATTGTACAACGTTTTCTTTGATGGTTTACAGAAAACAGAAAATCACTAGAGAGACGAACATAAGGAAAATGGAGAAGAACGACCTTGACAAGGTAACAAATCTGATTAACGAGATGTATCACGATTACAACTTCTTCACCCCTTTTCAAACCAGAGACTTTGTAGGATACGTTAGAAGGTTGCCCTACTTCGATCTTCACAACATTTTTGTTTATGAAGATAATGAGGGCATCAAAGCCTGTTTAGGATACTGGAACTACAACAAGGTAAGAAAATATATCATACAGAAATTCAATTGGAGACTGAAAGCTCAGACATCTTTTATGAGACTAGTAGGGCTATTCACCAAAATACCTGAGATACCCAAACTAGGAGAGCCGCTCTCGAGCTACAACTTGACTACACTGGCTTACAAGGACCCTGAAAGCATCACAGAATTGATTAAACATGTAGTCAACATGGCTCTAGAGAATAAAATCAACTTTCTACATATGCCAGTGGATCCAGAGAGTCAAATTGCAGCTGTTCTTTCACAGTTCAGGCACACCAAGATAAAACTGCACTTCTTCATTAAATCCCTGAAACAAAAACGATTCCCTGATCTTGGAGAAAGGAAATTGTACATTGACGCAGCCGAGATATAA
- a CDS encoding 4Fe-4S binding protein, which produces MIQIISFLVSNLGFIRILKTGFVCPFLYCYGCPFAAFGCPIGVLQNFIIYQQFPLFTIGSLGVYGVVFGRAFCGWACPFGTLHDVLSPTNRRKGVETRNFWFVKYAILFLTFILAWFALDTIFCKLCPSGSLFASIPYSLREYFLFGRLPGFGLYFYVHMLTLVLTIILALLVSRFWCRYLCPMGAIAGAFNKVSMVNMSLNESKCKKCSVCLDACGMGITKLEDIGNSTDCILCGRCIEACPQEALSFTIKK; this is translated from the coding sequence ATGATTCAGATTATCTCTTTTCTTGTTTCTAATCTAGGATTTATCCGCATTCTTAAAACAGGTTTTGTTTGCCCTTTCCTTTATTGTTATGGTTGCCCCTTTGCTGCTTTTGGTTGCCCAATTGGTGTGCTGCAAAACTTCATAATATACCAACAGTTTCCCCTTTTCACTATCGGCTCTCTTGGAGTTTATGGAGTAGTTTTTGGTCGAGCTTTTTGCGGTTGGGCTTGTCCTTTCGGAACATTACATGATGTGCTGAGTCCTACAAATCGCAGAAAAGGAGTTGAAACTCGAAACTTTTGGTTTGTTAAGTATGCAATTTTGTTTCTAACGTTCATTTTGGCATGGTTTGCTTTGGATACAATCTTCTGTAAGCTTTGCCCATCTGGCTCTCTTTTCGCATCCATACCATATTCTCTGCGTGAATATTTCCTCTTTGGCAGACTTCCAGGATTTGGCTTATACTTCTATGTTCATATGCTCACGCTTGTTCTGACAATTATTCTGGCTTTGTTGGTTAGTCGCTTCTGGTGCCGTTATTTATGTCCAATGGGAGCAATCGCCGGAGCTTTCAACAAGGTAAGTATGGTAAACATGAGCCTAAATGAAAGCAAATGCAAAAAATGCTCTGTGTGTCTTGACGCTTGTGGAATGGGAATTACTAAACTGGAAGACATCGGAAATTCAACAGATTGCATACTATGTGGGCGATGCATTGAGGCTTGCCCTCAAGAAGCTTTGAGCTTCACAATCAAAAAGTAG
- a CDS encoding energy-coupling factor ABC transporter ATP-binding protein gives MKEIVKVNCIRHRYADSTEVAICGLSFVIHESEKVAILGANGSGKTTMLLHILGILKPTEGEVEVFGEPPTKSLHGKVAMVFQNVDEQIIGPTVWDDIAFSPLNYGHSADDVKIMVDEVIREINIQHLANRVPHYLSGGEKKKVAIAGAVVTHPKLLILDEALTGLDRKSQIETIELLNRLNKERGMAIAITTHEVNVIPRIADIVYVIADGAIIFRGTPLELFQKPEVLRKAGLEPSPLIELLEALRDQGLEVEVSDDPEKAKRQILKLCRTNNS, from the coding sequence GTGAAAGAAATCGTCAAAGTGAATTGCATTAGGCATAGGTATGCTGATTCCACAGAAGTTGCTATTTGCGGTTTATCATTTGTCATCCATGAGAGTGAAAAAGTTGCAATCCTAGGAGCAAACGGTTCTGGGAAAACAACTATGCTTCTACATATTTTAGGAATACTTAAACCAACAGAAGGAGAAGTTGAAGTTTTTGGAGAACCTCCAACGAAATCTCTTCATGGCAAAGTAGCAATGGTATTTCAAAACGTAGATGAACAAATAATTGGCCCTACCGTGTGGGATGACATTGCCTTTTCTCCATTGAATTATGGCCACAGTGCAGATGATGTGAAAATCATGGTTGACGAGGTAATCCGAGAAATCAATATTCAGCATCTTGCAAATCGAGTACCACACTATCTAAGTGGTGGAGAGAAGAAGAAAGTGGCTATAGCTGGGGCGGTTGTAACTCATCCTAAGCTTCTGATATTAGATGAAGCTTTGACTGGACTTGATCGGAAATCGCAGATAGAAACGATAGAGCTCCTTAACAGACTAAATAAAGAACGTGGTATGGCCATAGCTATAACAACCCACGAAGTCAACGTAATACCACGCATCGCCGACATTGTTTATGTAATCGCTGATGGCGCCATCATATTTCGAGGAACACCACTGGAACTGTTCCAAAAACCCGAAGTGCTCAGAAAAGCAGGCCTTGAACCCTCACCTCTTATAGAACTTCTAGAAGCCCTAAGAGACCAAGGTCTAGAAGTTGAAGTCAGCGATGACCCTGAGAAGGCAAAAAGGCAGATACTGAAGCTTTGCAGAACAAACAACTCTTAA
- a CDS encoding SDR family oxidoreductase — translation MKERNVAIVAGSTNGGAGRSIALALAREGFNIVINNRKDEKAASEVAHSVQKYGVEALIVHADITNPQQVEALVKETVNKFGRVDILVINPGGEWKPCDLVETDIESVRETLDAETISVFICCKYVLPVMRKQKSGRIILISMENTDLPNVPSWAPYDYILGKSTRTYLARVIGEREKEHGITVNAICPTAFPHIAEEEAVAMNEHHKAWINRRKTMPQDIAEAVVYLTSEAGRFVTCSILQIREVKQTQ, via the coding sequence GTGAAAGAAAGAAACGTCGCCATAGTTGCTGGAAGTACGAATGGCGGTGCTGGGAGAAGCATTGCTCTGGCTCTCGCGAGGGAAGGCTTCAACATCGTTATTAACAATAGAAAGGATGAAAAAGCAGCTTCAGAAGTTGCGCACTCAGTGCAAAAATATGGTGTTGAAGCATTGATAGTTCATGCAGACATCACCAATCCGCAACAAGTAGAAGCGCTTGTTAAAGAAACAGTTAACAAATTTGGTCGTGTCGATATTCTTGTGATTAACCCTGGAGGAGAATGGAAGCCTTGCGACCTAGTCGAAACCGACATAGAATCCGTGCGGGAGACGCTGGATGCTGAGACGATCAGCGTGTTCATCTGCTGCAAATACGTGCTACCCGTAATGAGAAAACAAAAATCCGGGCGCATAATACTCATTAGTATGGAGAATACGGATCTCCCAAATGTTCCTTCATGGGCTCCTTACGATTACATCCTAGGCAAATCAACTCGAACATATCTCGCAAGAGTAATTGGAGAAAGAGAAAAAGAACATGGAATAACTGTTAACGCTATTTGTCCAACAGCTTTTCCACACATTGCTGAAGAAGAAGCTGTTGCGATGAATGAACACCACAAGGCGTGGATCAACAGGAGAAAAACCATGCCACAAGATATCGCGGAAGCAGTAGTATATTTGACTTCAGAAGCAGGGCGCTTTGTTACTTGCAGCATCCTTCAGATAAGAGAGGTTAAACAAACGCAATAG
- a CDS encoding energy-coupling factor transporter transmembrane protein EcfT, translating to MHKASTLSKLVSAMLALGITIFADSALSLITGFFVILMFIAIAKLPIHRLINWALYPAFFASLFALSQLPYSLVLPVVTLFKAINAALIMLFLISTTPYPELFSILSIPSKTLGNTAFLTYRFFFLFMDQTAKRFTIMKARGGLIGSWKTKIANLAKFIGMLFVTSFETSENMYAAMKTRGYSGRISYHGKLWKKFSKQDLLPVVFVLCIFATVAVPMFFKAWGIYM from the coding sequence ATGCATAAAGCTTCAACATTGAGCAAACTCGTAAGTGCCATGTTAGCGCTGGGCATAACCATATTTGCCGACTCGGCTTTATCATTAATAACTGGATTTTTCGTAATTTTAATGTTCATCGCAATAGCAAAATTACCCATACATAGACTAATCAATTGGGCGTTATACCCAGCTTTCTTTGCCTCTCTATTTGCATTGAGCCAACTACCTTACTCACTTGTCCTTCCCGTAGTAACCTTGTTCAAAGCCATAAACGCTGCTCTAATCATGCTTTTCTTAATCAGCACTACACCCTATCCAGAATTGTTCTCTATCTTAAGCATTCCTTCCAAGACTCTCGGGAATACAGCATTCCTTACCTATCGTTTTTTCTTTTTATTCATGGACCAAACCGCAAAAAGATTTACGATAATGAAAGCTCGGGGAGGACTGATAGGTAGCTGGAAAACAAAAATCGCTAACCTTGCGAAATTCATAGGCATGCTTTTCGTTACATCATTTGAGACAAGTGAAAACATGTATGCAGCTATGAAAACGCGAGGGTACAGCGGAAGAATATCGTATCATGGAAAGCTGTGGAAAAAATTCAGCAAACAAGATTTGCTGCCCGTTGTATTTGTACTTTGCATTTTTGCAACTGTAGCTGTTCCCATGTTTTTCAAGGCTTGGGGGATTTACATGTGA
- a CDS encoding energy-coupling factor ABC transporter permease, with translation MHIHVPDGVLPFWLWVLGYIAVIILLSVAIKKVRGEEKRGIYAAAMAAIMLVAMSIPLGVPYHINLTVLAGIILGPWWALISNFITNLMLATFGHGGITIVGLNTIVTWFESLIGFYMFAVLQKAFVRKSWRVTMSGGVSTFIALALSTILVIGIVAASGINPAEAIHHAAHDTEEAQMSIVIFAALMIPIAIVGAVIEAAVTSLILVYIKKVKPTLIPG, from the coding sequence ATGCATATACATGTTCCAGACGGTGTTCTCCCTTTCTGGCTATGGGTTCTAGGATACATCGCTGTGATCATTCTTCTATCTGTAGCCATCAAAAAAGTGCGTGGAGAAGAAAAGCGTGGAATTTACGCAGCAGCTATGGCGGCCATAATGCTTGTAGCAATGTCTATTCCTCTCGGAGTTCCATATCACATTAACCTTACTGTTTTGGCAGGGATAATCCTTGGACCATGGTGGGCACTCATTTCTAACTTTATCACAAATTTGATGTTGGCTACTTTTGGTCATGGAGGGATAACAATAGTCGGTCTTAACACGATAGTCACGTGGTTTGAGTCCCTAATAGGTTTCTACATGTTTGCAGTACTGCAAAAAGCATTTGTGCGAAAAAGCTGGCGAGTTACGATGTCTGGTGGAGTATCCACATTCATTGCATTAGCGCTTTCTACGATTCTTGTCATAGGTATAGTTGCTGCTTCGGGAATCAATCCAGCAGAAGCAATTCATCATGCCGCTCATGATACTGAAGAAGCTCAAATGTCAATAGTTATCTTTGCGGCACTCATGATTCCCATTGCCATAGTTGGCGCTGTTATAGAAGCTGCAGTAACGTCGCTTATACTAGTATATATAAAGAAAGTGAAACCAACTCTCATTCCGGGGTGA
- a CDS encoding AAA family ATPase: protein MSQSPLYHKYEIQKYDLHPNYSFAHLADMIPKNTPEYIDSGQRYVERIVRALYYFKQCSLIGPSGTGKTHIVYLVAELCGLPVWEVNCGLQTSSYDLIGRFIGLGKENWIDGMVTRWLRAGGIMYLDEANMMKQDVATRLNPVLDTRGHLVLNEKDNEVVDRHKYGYLIISMNPYSAEFAGTKPLNAAMRRRLAVWINFGYTSVGDKISPLEVNMLLKRSKISEDMAYKIVQVGAELRRQYKAGDVPYGPSLGDLINWATLIYDGNTPNVAAEETIIALTSDNTEVQDDIRRVIESVFPKPK from the coding sequence ATGTCCCAGTCTCCCCTTTACCACAAATATGAAATCCAAAAATATGACCTTCATCCCAACTATAGCTTTGCTCATCTTGCTGACATGATTCCTAAGAACACTCCTGAATACATTGACAGTGGACAACGCTACGTGGAACGCATCGTCCGTGCACTCTACTACTTCAAACAATGCTCTCTCATAGGACCATCGGGAACTGGAAAAACTCACATCGTTTATCTAGTGGCAGAACTCTGCGGATTGCCAGTTTGGGAAGTCAACTGCGGCCTTCAAACATCTTCATATGACTTAATTGGGCGCTTTATTGGCCTTGGAAAAGAGAACTGGATCGACGGGATGGTTACTAGATGGCTAAGAGCGGGGGGAATAATGTACCTCGACGAGGCCAACATGATGAAGCAAGATGTTGCTACACGGCTTAATCCAGTTCTTGACACTCGAGGTCATCTTGTGCTGAACGAGAAAGACAACGAAGTTGTGGACAGACACAAATATGGATACTTAATCATCAGCATGAACCCTTATTCAGCAGAGTTTGCAGGAACCAAACCGTTGAACGCGGCTATGAGAAGACGCTTGGCTGTATGGATAAACTTCGGCTATACAAGCGTTGGCGACAAAATTTCACCTCTCGAAGTAAATATGCTTCTGAAACGCTCTAAAATTAGCGAAGATATGGCTTATAAAATCGTTCAAGTTGGCGCCGAGTTACGTAGACAATACAAGGCAGGAGACGTCCCTTACGGACCATCTCTAGGTGATCTGATAAACTGGGCTACTCTCATTTACGACGGCAACACTCCTAATGTAGCTGCTGAAGAAACCATAATTGCATTGACCAGTGATAATACTGAAGTGCAAGACGATATTAGAAGAGTCATCGAATCAGTTTTTCCTAAACCAAAATGA
- a CDS encoding carbon-nitrogen hydrolase family protein gives MVKIGLVQMRCEKAAITENLKSTARYLDKAVAYGLDIVSFPEMSITGYADPTKYPKAIIHLDGPELGRLLELTRGKSITVLAGLIEEKPDGKPFITQVMVRNGKLLGFYRKKRIVEEEAEWFSPGDLIPIFKHDDLPLGIAICADIRNHEVFAECARQGAKIVFEVAAPGLHGDQATRDWRAGFEWWECECQKYLSRYAQKYSIWVAVATQAGRTVDEDFPGGGYVFAPNGQRLYATPDWSPGAVYLEIDFEENHVVQL, from the coding sequence ATGGTAAAGATTGGCTTAGTTCAAATGCGCTGTGAAAAAGCAGCAATTACTGAGAATCTGAAAAGCACAGCGCGCTACTTGGATAAAGCCGTCGCCTATGGCTTAGACATTGTCAGCTTCCCGGAGATGAGCATCACAGGTTACGCTGACCCCACCAAGTATCCGAAGGCAATCATACACTTGGATGGACCGGAACTGGGTCGGTTGCTGGAGTTAACTCGTGGAAAGTCGATTACCGTTCTTGCAGGATTGATTGAAGAGAAGCCAGATGGCAAACCTTTCATCACTCAGGTGATGGTTCGGAATGGAAAGTTGTTGGGTTTCTACCGCAAGAAGCGAATTGTGGAAGAAGAGGCAGAGTGGTTTTCTCCTGGAGATTTGATACCAATCTTTAAGCATGATGACTTGCCCCTCGGTATTGCAATCTGCGCTGATATCCGCAATCACGAGGTTTTCGCTGAGTGTGCCCGTCAAGGTGCAAAGATTGTCTTTGAGGTAGCTGCCCCGGGACTACATGGTGATCAGGCCACGCGAGATTGGCGGGCAGGCTTCGAGTGGTGGGAATGCGAGTGCCAGAAATATCTGAGCCGATATGCCCAGAAATACAGTATCTGGGTGGCCGTGGCAACACAAGCGGGTCGTACGGTGGACGAGGATTTTCCTGGTGGTGGATACGTGTTCGCGCCCAATGGACAGCGTTTATATGCTACACCTGATTGGTCACCGGGGGCAGTGTATCTGGAGATTGACTTTGAAGAGAATCATGTTGTTCAGTTGTAG
- a CDS encoding MBL fold metallo-hydrolase: MTNQDVELKETQRTEIISLMDNSLDFISTVHKEEVQQVQRWVKERKGEKWVAKHFRLPLAEHGLSMLIRVHNDEGLYSVLFDAGLSPEGVVTNAKRMGLNFSEVGSIVLSHGHYDHCGGLIAVSRVIGKAVPIIIHEDMFKIRGTAYSNGTVRKHPEFPSAEQVKPAEYVKTSQPYLLAGDTILITGEIPRTTSFEKGFPRQRVLIDGKWHPDPWVRDDRAVVLNVKHKGLVVISGCAHAGIINTVLYAQQITGATKIYAVMGGFHLAGKECESRIDPTVEELKQLKPSIVVPSHCTGWRGILAIAEALPEAFVWNSVGNLYRF; encoded by the coding sequence TTGACCAATCAAGATGTTGAGCTTAAAGAGACTCAAAGAACAGAGATAATAAGTCTAATGGATAATTCACTAGATTTTATATCAACAGTTCACAAGGAAGAGGTTCAACAGGTTCAGAGGTGGGTAAAAGAACGTAAAGGCGAAAAATGGGTTGCAAAGCATTTCCGTCTTCCTTTGGCTGAACACGGTTTATCGATGCTGATTCGTGTTCACAATGATGAAGGCTTATACAGCGTTTTATTTGACGCCGGACTTAGTCCTGAAGGAGTTGTAACTAATGCAAAGCGAATGGGTTTGAATTTCAGTGAAGTAGGTTCTATTGTTTTATCCCATGGACATTATGACCACTGTGGCGGGTTAATAGCCGTCTCACGAGTTATTGGAAAAGCTGTACCAATCATCATACATGAAGATATGTTCAAAATAAGAGGTACGGCTTATTCCAACGGAACCGTAAGAAAACACCCGGAATTTCCCAGCGCTGAGCAAGTGAAACCTGCTGAATATGTTAAGACCAGTCAACCCTATCTTCTCGCTGGCGACACAATTCTTATTACAGGTGAAATCCCCCGCACAACCAGCTTTGAAAAAGGCTTTCCCAGACAACGAGTTTTGATTGATGGCAAATGGCACCCCGATCCATGGGTAAGAGACGATCGAGCAGTCGTGCTGAATGTTAAACATAAGGGTTTAGTTGTAATATCTGGATGCGCTCACGCGGGAATAATCAATACTGTGCTTTACGCGCAGCAAATTACGGGAGCGACCAAGATTTATGCGGTCATGGGTGGCTTTCATCTAGCTGGGAAAGAATGCGAATCAAGGATTGATCCTACGGTTGAAGAGCTGAAACAACTAAAGCCTTCAATAGTGGTGCCGTCGCATTGCACTGGTTGGAGAGGAATACTTGCTATTGCAGAGGCGTTACCTGAGGCTTTCGTGTGGAATAGCGTTGGAAATCTATATCGATTCTGA
- a CDS encoding nuclear transport factor 2 family protein, whose translation MIALKFNEKINQQDLEGLAELMTDDYTFIDNFGEITKGKDVMKEGWREFFKKYPDYQNIFTCVTIQNNVVVMVGYSTCSYKPLDGPNIWTAKISGGRISEWRVYWLDQR comes from the coding sequence TTGATTGCTCTGAAGTTTAATGAAAAAATTAACCAGCAAGATCTAGAAGGTTTAGCTGAATTAATGACTGATGATTACACATTCATAGATAACTTCGGAGAAATCACTAAAGGTAAAGATGTTATGAAAGAGGGTTGGAGAGAGTTCTTCAAGAAGTATCCTGATTACCAAAACATATTCACCTGTGTAACAATCCAAAACAATGTTGTTGTAATGGTTGGTTATTCCACCTGCTCTTATAAACCACTTGACGGTCCAAACATATGGACTGCTAAAATAAGTGGTGGACGTATATCCGAATGGAGAGTATATTGGCTGGACCAAAGGTAA
- a CDS encoding TlpA family protein disulfide reductase: MTTKKKEKESLKEKRRRLAAKNRRSLEAERLRRERRLKKSKGWPKGKILGIAFMFLLIIGIYSAWQHTQSASTNNSTISKEKAPLFALTDIDGNTVSLEAFIGKVVVLDFFYIRCSYCDDELLELERIQKTYSGDDVVIISISIDPNFDTVDRLREFKTGPNQYSLLNYEISWVLTRDTSGVSEKYSITAAPTVVIVDKEGFISPHSVYLGLTDFSTLSNEIDMLLNQ, translated from the coding sequence ATGACAACAAAGAAGAAAGAGAAGGAAAGTTTAAAGGAAAAAAGACGTCGACTAGCTGCAAAGAATCGTAGATCATTAGAAGCCGAGCGTTTGAGAAGAGAAAGACGGCTGAAAAAGAGTAAAGGTTGGCCAAAGGGGAAGATCTTGGGCATAGCATTCATGTTTTTGTTGATCATAGGGATTTACAGCGCATGGCAACATACGCAGTCAGCATCAACTAACAACTCTACTATTAGTAAGGAAAAGGCTCCGCTTTTCGCGTTGACGGACATAGATGGGAACACCGTTTCTCTTGAAGCCTTCATAGGGAAAGTTGTGGTGCTGGATTTTTTTTATATTAGATGCTCATACTGCGACGACGAACTTTTAGAGTTAGAGAGGATTCAAAAGACCTATAGTGGTGATGACGTCGTAATAATCTCAATAAGCATTGATCCAAATTTTGATACTGTCGATCGTCTTAGAGAATTCAAAACAGGACCAAACCAGTATAGCCTGTTAAACTATGAGATAAGCTGGGTTCTTACCAGAGATACTTCAGGTGTGTCAGAAAAGTATAGCATAACTGCTGCACCTACAGTCGTGATTGTTGATAAGGAAGGCTTTATATCTCCCCATAGTGTGTACTTAGGGTTGACGGATTTTTCAACGTTATCAAATGAAATAGACATGCTGCTGAATCAGTGA
- a CDS encoding MFS transporter, translating to MAKTFQRTRSLLQQAFPFHTLDRNLKILFFSNIFAAFGDGLTIYLLPLFIRNLGATPENVGFLYSILTIASALTIIPGGYLADKYDRKKILVLAWAIWVPVPLLFAFATNWTQLPPAMFLYGILFSGPASSAYIVGRAQKSKMASTFTLLVSAWGIGYTFAPAVAGYLAETAGMQMVFFLSTIFYFITMVATSRISSQLPRKTESTVEIGITTSGTVTFNRWRIFFLSALFAAVIFFLSLVFPLVPQFLEDVYKYNAVQIGILGSFTYFGGSTLSLLVGKIGDKYGKTASISLSMIFVAFALSIFISVNNFATLMIAMFLRGASFPMWAFIGATVGAIAPPDSRARWISVVQTTTQVVSISAPYVGGILYTSSPQTPFLITIAASLLLAFLAQIKPFKE from the coding sequence TTGGCAAAAACATTCCAGCGAACGAGGAGTCTACTTCAACAAGCTTTCCCGTTCCACACCTTAGACAGAAACCTAAAAATTTTATTTTTCTCAAACATCTTCGCCGCATTCGGCGACGGGCTCACCATCTACCTTCTTCCCTTATTCATAAGAAACTTGGGTGCAACACCTGAGAACGTTGGTTTTCTGTACTCCATCTTGACAATAGCATCTGCATTAACAATAATTCCTGGAGGTTATCTGGCAGATAAATACGATCGAAAGAAGATTTTAGTACTAGCTTGGGCAATATGGGTGCCCGTACCGCTCTTATTTGCGTTTGCAACAAATTGGACACAACTTCCCCCAGCAATGTTTCTCTATGGAATCTTATTCTCAGGACCAGCTTCAAGCGCTTACATTGTAGGACGTGCGCAGAAAAGCAAGATGGCATCAACATTCACACTGCTTGTTTCAGCCTGGGGTATAGGTTACACGTTTGCACCCGCGGTAGCGGGTTATTTGGCTGAGACAGCTGGGATGCAGATGGTTTTCTTTCTCTCAACCATATTTTACTTCATCACTATGGTTGCAACTTCACGAATTAGCAGCCAACTTCCAAGAAAGACCGAGTCTACTGTTGAGATTGGAATAACCACCTCTGGCACAGTAACTTTCAATCGTTGGAGAATATTCTTTCTTTCTGCACTCTTTGCAGCTGTAATATTCTTTCTTTCTCTCGTATTTCCCTTGGTGCCACAGTTTCTAGAAGACGTGTACAAATACAATGCTGTTCAGATCGGAATTTTAGGTTCATTTACTTACTTTGGAGGGTCCACCTTGTCGCTACTTGTGGGAAAAATCGGTGACAAATATGGAAAGACAGCATCGATTTCTCTTTCGATGATTTTTGTAGCCTTTGCGTTAAGCATCTTCATTTCAGTGAACAACTTCGCTACCCTTATGATTGCTATGTTTCTACGTGGCGCATCTTTTCCCATGTGGGCTTTCATTGGTGCTACCGTGGGGGCTATCGCTCCGCCTGACTCGCGAGCTAGATGGATTTCAGTTGTTCAGACAACGACTCAGGTTGTGAGTATCTCAGCGCCTTATGTAGGTGGCATATTATATACTAGCTCGCCGCAAACGCCTTTTTTAATAACTATTGCAGCCTCTCTACTGCTCGCTTTCTTAGCCCAGATTAAACCATTCAAAGAATAA